The Deltaproteobacteria bacterium genomic sequence GCTGCCGCGGGGGCCGGCGCTGCCGCGGGGGCCGGAGCCGCCGCGGGGGCCGGGGCCGCCGCGGGGGTCGGAGCCGCCGCCGGGGCCTCTGCGGCCGGGGCGTCGCCCTTCCCCAGGTCGTGGACGTGGAACACCATCCGGGTACCCCCGACGGTGATCTCGTCCCCCTCCTTCAGGAGGGACTTGTTGATCCGCTCACCGTTGACCAGGGTCCCCACGGCCGAGCCCATGTCGATGATGGAGATCTCGCCCACGGCGTTGACCTCGATCACCGAGTGGATCCGGGAGACCTTCTCGTCGTCGAGGCGGAGGTGCGCCGAGGAGAGGCGCCCCACCTTGATGATGTCCCGGTGGAACTCCCGGGTCTCGGCGAGCGTGCTGCCCTGGTAGATTTCGAGAGATAGGTGCGCTGGCATCGTCTTGCCGCTCCCGCCGTGGGCTGTCGATTCCTTTGAGTTGGGCTTCCCTTACGTCTCTATCCGACCCCGGAGAGGGCCGCGAGTTCCCGCCTCGCGGCCTTTCGGGGGCCGGCCTCGCTAGAGCTCGCCCACCGACTGCAGGACCTTGTCCCGGAAATGCTCCCGGATCTTGATGAGGTTGGAGTGCCTCACCTTCTTCCGGGCCTCGACGTACTCCCCGTCGGGGCGGGTGAGATCGCCCGAGACCGTGTCCTCGTCGAAGCTGTATTCGGTCTTCTTCTTGTAGGAGACGTCCTGTGCCGCCGCGCCGGCCGGCCAGACCAGGAGGAGCCCACCCAGGATCAGGGCCGCCAGGCCCAGAAGCCCGAACTTCCTTCTCATTCCGCCCATCTGGCTCACTCCTTCACGCTGACGTTCCAGGGGCCCTGGCGCCGGCAGCCGCCGGCACGATCGGGCCATCGGGAAAAGTCTAGCACAGGCCGTGCCGGGGCGCCCAAACTGGCTCGTCGTCCAACCGCCTGGAATTCCGGGAGGTTCAACCCTCAGCGGGGGGATCCTCCGGCGGGGTGTCACCCTCGGCCGGGGCCTCCGGGGTCTCCTCCCCCGGGCTGCCCTCCGCGGCCTCAACCTCGGCGGGCGCCCCCTCGGCCGGCTCGCCGGCGGCCTCGCGAGCCGCGGCCTCCTCGGCGGCCTTTCGGGCAGCCTCTTCTTCCTGCCGCTTCATCTCCTCCTCCTGCCGCCGCATCTCCTCCTCCATGCGGGCGGCCTCGGCCTCCATGCGGGCGGCCTCCTCCTGGACCTTGATGGTCTCCTCGGCCTCCTGGATGAGCTTGCGGGCGAGGTGGTTCGGCGGCGCGTCCCGCTCGATGGCGAGGTACTTCTGAGCGTGCTCGATGGCCGGCTTCGGCTCCTGGCGGACCCGCTGGTAGACGACGGCCATCCCCAGGTGGGCATCGGCCATCCGCGGCGCGATCTGCAGGGCCTTCTCGTAGGAGGCCAGGGCCTCGTCGGGGTTGCCCTGGGCACGGCGGGCCACGCCCTGCAGCACCCAGGCGGCGGCGTTCTCGGGCTCGGCCTCGAGGATCGGTGCCAGGTGCTGCTGCACGGCAGCCCAGTCCTGGTGCGCCCGGGCCAGCTCCAGCAGCGCCAGATGAGCGTCCAGGCGCTGCGGATCCAGCTCCAGCACCTTGGCGAGGTGGCGCCGCGCCGAGGCCTCCTTCTTCTGGAGGAGGTCCGCCCAGGCCATCCCGAAGTGCAGGTCGGGATCGTCGGGGGTGAGCTTCATCGCCTTGAGGGCCAGCAGCCGGGCCATGTCGGGGTTCTCGCGATCGAGCTCGATCTTCATGAGCACCACGTAGGCCTGGGCGGTGTCGGACTCGCGCTCGAGGGCGGCGCGCGCCAGGGACTCGGCCCGGTCGTTGTCACCCCGGGTGCGGATCACCTCGGCCAGCCGCGCCCGGGCGGCCGCGTCCTCGGGATAGACCCGCAGGACCTGCTGGTAGATCTTGGCCGCCTGCTCGGGGTTGCCGCGCTTCTCCTGGATCACCGCCAGGTTCTGGGCGGACTGCCGCAGGGAGGGCTTCACCCGCAGGGCCTGGCGGTAGGCCTTCTCGGCCTCGTCGAGGCGGCCGAGGCGCTCGAGGATCACGCCGTGGTTGTGGTGGACCTCGCCGATGTCGGGCGCGTCGCGGACCACCCGGGACCACTTGCTGTCGAGGGCCTGGAGGTCCTCGACCTTGGCCTCGCGCTGCTCGGTGATGGCCCGGACCCCGTCCTCGAAGGCGCGCTTCTGATCGGCCTCGATCTTGGCCGGATCGACCGCGCCCTTGCCGGGGCGGGAGAGGTTGGTGGGATCGTCGCCCTTGGTCTGGGCGCCGGGGCAGGCGCCGAGCAGCAGGGCGAGGGGGAGGACGATGAGCTCGAGCTTCCTCATGGCAGCAGGTCCTCGTCTTCCTCGGGGTCGGAGTAGATCTCGTCGAGGCTCTTCTTGCCCCGGGGCTTCGGGGTGTCCTCCGGGCCGGCCCCGGCCACCTCCTCGGGAGCGCGGGCCGGCACCTCCTCGCCGGGAAGATCACCGGCGATGTCGGAGTCCGGCCGCTCGGCCTGCCCCTCCGGCTCGGGCGCGGGGATGGGCTGGATGGCCTCCACGTAGCCCTCCCCCGTCGCGTGGACGACCGGCTTCACGGTGACGGGGGGCGCCTTCTCGACGATCAGGGGCCACTGGTCCGGCCGCAGCTTGCGCAGCTGCTTGAGGGCCCGGCGAGAGCAGGCGTTGTAGATGTGCAGCTCGTGGCTCTTCTGCACCGCGGTGGAGAAGGCCTCGATCGCCTTGTCCTCGATGGGGAGCATCTCCTGGGCCAGGTTGTCCCGGAACTGCAGCTCCTGCCCCTCGTCCTGGAGGTAGGGCGGGGCCGGGGCCTTCTTGAGGACCTGCACGTAGTCGAGGTAGACGAGGCCGATCTTCTCGAGGGCGCAGAGCGCGGGCTCGCCCTGCTTGTACTTCACGATCTTGGTGTAGGCCTCGACCACCTTCTTGAGCTCGTCGGCCTTCGCCGAGGCCGACTTCTTGAAGGCCGCGTCGGACTTCGACACGCCGGCCTTGAGCGCCTCGGCGGTGTCCTTGATCCGCTTCTTCAGCCGGACGACGTCCCGCTCGGTGCGCAGCTTCGCGGCGAGCTTCTGGAGGTTCTCCTCGGCGATGAAGGCGAAGAGCTCCTTGGGGGTCTGCTTCTCGGTCCAGGGGTAGACCAGCTTGGCCTTGTCGTAGTCCTCCCGGACCCGCTTCAGGTCCATCAGCTCGACGGTGGCCACGGCCTCGAGGCCCGCCTTGACCTCGCTCTTCCGCTTCTTCAGGCCGGCGTAGTAGCGGCGGATCTCGTCGTACTTCTGGTCCGCCTTGGCCCGCAGCTTGGTGTTCTTGCTCTTCTCGTAGAGCCTCGCCATGCGCAGCCGCATGACCAGGTTCTCGTCGATGTCACCGGCCTTGTAGGTCTTCAGGTAGCCCTCGAGCTGGGCGTTGGCCGCGGGGATGTTCCCCTCGCGCTCGTGGAGGTCGGCGATGGTCAGGTAGAGGGCCTCGGCGTCCGTCGCCTTGGGCCACAGGGCGATGTAGGTCTCGCGGTCGGCGCGGGCCTTGGCGAACTGGCCGAGGCCCTCGCGCAGCACCGCCGCGTTGAAGAGGGCCTCCTGCGCCTTGCCCTCCTCGTACTTGGCGTCGCTCTTCGGCGCCGCGGGCTTCGCCTTGCCCTTTCCCTTGCCCTTGCCCTTGGCGCTGGCCGGGGGGCCCTCCTTCTGCTCCTTGTAGCGGTTGGCGTAGAGCTCGTAGAAGCGGGCGGCCTGGTCGAAGGCGGCGAAGGACTCGTAGCCCTTGGCCGTGGAGAAGATGGACTCGGGGACCAGCTTCGAGTCCGGGTACTCCTGGATGATCCGGGCCCGGAGGGCCAGCGCGCGGTCGAGGCGGTTGGCCTTGGCCCAGGAGACCGAGGCGTTGAAGAGGGCCCGGTCCGCCTTCTTGGACTTGGGGAACTCGGCCACGAAGCCCTCGTAGGACTTGGCCGCGACCGCGTGCTTGCCGTCCTTGCTCGAGCGCTCGACCATCGTGAGGGCGGAGTCCTCGATGATCTGCAGCAGATCGGTGCGGAACTTCCCCTTCGCCAGCTGATCGTTCTTGAGGAACTTGCGCGCCCAGCCGTTCACCTTCTCCGGATTGTCGAGGAGCACGTAGGAGTCGAGGACGAGGTTGGCCGCGTACTCGGCCATGTCGTTCTCGGGGTGCTCGAGCGCCACCCAGGCGAAGCGCTGCACGGCCTCGTCGAAGTGGTTGTAGCGGTAGTAGATGTTGGCGATCTTGTAGGTGATCTCGACGACCTTGTCGCCGCGGGGCACGTACTTGTGGTAGCGCTCGCAGGCCTCGAGGAGGGCCTGCTTCGGCGGCGGGATGTCGATCTTGGTGGTCGAGGGCACCGAGGGCCGCTGCTCGGTCTCCTCGAACTTCTTGGCCACGTCCTCGTAGGAGAGGATGGCGTTGAAGGTGGCGTCGATCATGAACTTGCCCGGCTTCTCGGGCTCGCCCTTCTCGTTCTTCCGCTTGCCCTCGATGCGATCGATGTCGATCAGCACCGTGCGCGT encodes the following:
- a CDS encoding FHA domain-containing protein — protein: MPAHLSLEIYQGSTLAETREFHRDIIKVGRLSSAHLRLDDEKVSRIHSVIEVNAVGEISIIDMGSAVGTLVNGERINKSLLKEGDEITVGGTRMVFHVHDLGKGDAPAAEAPAAAPTPAAAPAPAAAPAPAAAPAPAAA
- the cglF gene encoding adventurous gliding motility protein CglF, translated to MRRKFGLLGLAALILGGLLLVWPAGAAAQDVSYKKKTEYSFDEDTVSGDLTRPDGEYVEARKKVRHSNLIKIREHFRDKVLQSVGEL
- the gltE gene encoding adventurous gliding motility TPR repeat lipoprotein GltE — encoded protein: MRKLELIVLPLALLLGACPGAQTKGDDPTNLSRPGKGAVDPAKIEADQKRAFEDGVRAITEQREAKVEDLQALDSKWSRVVRDAPDIGEVHHNHGVILERLGRLDEAEKAYRQALRVKPSLRQSAQNLAVIQEKRGNPEQAAKIYQQVLRVYPEDAAARARLAEVIRTRGDNDRAESLARAALERESDTAQAYVVLMKIELDRENPDMARLLALKAMKLTPDDPDLHFGMAWADLLQKKEASARRHLAKVLELDPQRLDAHLALLELARAHQDWAAVQQHLAPILEAEPENAAAWVLQGVARRAQGNPDEALASYEKALQIAPRMADAHLGMAVVYQRVRQEPKPAIEHAQKYLAIERDAPPNHLARKLIQEAEETIKVQEEAARMEAEAARMEEEMRRQEEEMKRQEEEAARKAAEEAAAREAAGEPAEGAPAEVEAAEGSPGEETPEAPAEGDTPPEDPPAEG
- a CDS encoding tetratricopeptide repeat protein, producing MSKYGSTRGPLKRALLLFSCLLLLTPALAPAQPKRPSPKKEAKLGQKKDAGLDDSLKEELKRQKSDENWEAAPTLKFEQFKRGVELQLAEKRREQIETLSKIVELGQGGSDIADLLFRLAELYWEEAQYYFFLSNQKDDEIIAAGGDQQKIAQLKAEQLELNDQSNYYRRQAVQRYREIVQGYRDYPRLDEVLYSLGSNLWEQGEQQAALKAYKALVQRFKQSEYVPDAFLAFGEYYFNKGEIRKALKAYESASAFTESKVYGFAMYKQGWCYYNLGDYAKALDLFKAVIYYSDIAASVTGENKIALVREARRDYVLAYSQVGNPKEAKTDFDAIGGDNADKMIRSLANLYYDTGKDKEAIYVYRLLIKEQPLHPDSPGYQARIVDAAQRIGNKRYTVKQARLLTRLFREVEEAKVIKTDKEKEKMADAMEFAERTIRTLAVTWHSEAKKTRDEDVYFLAHELYADYLNLFPSTKHEYKMRFYFAELLYYLEKFPEAAEQYTRTVLIDIDRIEGKRKNEKGEPEKPGKFMIDATFNAILSYEDVAKKFEETEQRPSVPSTTKIDIPPPKQALLEACERYHKYVPRGDKVVEITYKIANIYYRYNHFDEAVQRFAWVALEHPENDMAEYAANLVLDSYVLLDNPEKVNGWARKFLKNDQLAKGKFRTDLLQIIEDSALTMVERSSKDGKHAVAAKSYEGFVAEFPKSKKADRALFNASVSWAKANRLDRALALRARIIQEYPDSKLVPESIFSTAKGYESFAAFDQAARFYELYANRYKEQKEGPPASAKGKGKGKGKAKPAAPKSDAKYEEGKAQEALFNAAVLREGLGQFAKARADRETYIALWPKATDAEALYLTIADLHEREGNIPAANAQLEGYLKTYKAGDIDENLVMRLRMARLYEKSKNTKLRAKADQKYDEIRRYYAGLKKRKSEVKAGLEAVATVELMDLKRVREDYDKAKLVYPWTEKQTPKELFAFIAEENLQKLAAKLRTERDVVRLKKRIKDTAEALKAGVSKSDAAFKKSASAKADELKKVVEAYTKIVKYKQGEPALCALEKIGLVYLDYVQVLKKAPAPPYLQDEGQELQFRDNLAQEMLPIEDKAIEAFSTAVQKSHELHIYNACSRRALKQLRKLRPDQWPLIVEKAPPVTVKPVVHATGEGYVEAIQPIPAPEPEGQAERPDSDIAGDLPGEEVPARAPEEVAGAGPEDTPKPRGKKSLDEIYSDPEEDEDLLP